In Streptomyces sp. NBC_00091, the following proteins share a genomic window:
- a CDS encoding peptide MFS transporter, with protein sequence MTDRDEPEDPEADQPPPGDDHAFLGHPRGLATLSGLEVWERFSFLGMQAILVLYFADTVARGGLGMDPGTAASVSAAYGTMVYLVSVAGGWLADRILGSYRAVLCGGVLIACGHYAMAVPTAAMTWAGLGLISAGTGLLKPNVASMVGKLYRTDDERRDAGFALYYMGINIGAFAGPLVTGWLGEHQGWHWGFSAAAVGMTAGLVQYVLGRRHLAGRKHAAEYALAPDAMRAAVRKIIGGCLAFAALATLLAGIGWLTMGRFVDLLTLVSVIAPVVYFALMFRSPRVTPEERGRLRPYVVLFLASVAFNFILFQAYSTMMLLASTNARTEILGFHFPAGWYASALGAFEVALAPVVAALWVRMGRRQPHASNKIAIGVVLGGLSFLLMVLPTSGHSGETYRMAAWWIVGSYLLLGLGDVLLETSGMSATTKLAPSAYASQTMALWFLSLALANGIQAQVVKVYGHVSNPVYFGVNGAVAVAAGLAVAAAAPWLRRTMHPVH encoded by the coding sequence GTGACCGATCGAGACGAGCCGGAAGATCCGGAGGCGGACCAGCCACCGCCCGGTGACGACCATGCCTTCCTCGGACACCCCAGAGGCCTCGCCACGCTCTCCGGACTGGAGGTCTGGGAGCGGTTCTCCTTCCTCGGCATGCAGGCCATCCTCGTCCTCTACTTCGCGGACACGGTGGCGCGCGGCGGCCTCGGGATGGACCCGGGCACCGCCGCCTCCGTCTCGGCGGCCTACGGGACCATGGTCTACCTCGTCTCCGTCGCGGGCGGCTGGCTCGCCGACCGGATCCTCGGCTCGTACCGCGCCGTCCTGTGCGGCGGCGTCCTGATCGCCTGCGGCCACTACGCCATGGCCGTGCCGACGGCCGCCATGACCTGGGCGGGCCTCGGCCTGATCAGCGCGGGCACCGGCCTGCTCAAGCCCAACGTGGCCAGCATGGTGGGCAAGCTGTACCGCACGGACGACGAGCGGCGCGACGCCGGATTCGCCCTGTACTACATGGGCATCAACATCGGCGCCTTCGCCGGACCGCTGGTCACCGGCTGGCTCGGCGAGCACCAGGGCTGGCACTGGGGCTTCTCCGCCGCCGCGGTCGGGATGACCGCCGGCCTGGTCCAGTACGTCCTCGGGCGCCGCCACCTGGCCGGCCGCAAGCACGCCGCGGAGTACGCGCTGGCGCCCGACGCGATGCGCGCCGCCGTCCGGAAGATCATCGGCGGGTGCCTCGCCTTCGCCGCGCTCGCCACCCTCCTGGCGGGCATCGGCTGGTTGACGATGGGCCGTTTCGTCGACCTGCTGACCCTCGTCTCGGTGATCGCCCCGGTCGTCTACTTCGCGCTCATGTTCCGCAGCCCGCGGGTGACGCCGGAGGAACGCGGCCGCCTTCGCCCGTACGTGGTGCTCTTCCTCGCCTCGGTCGCCTTCAACTTCATCCTCTTCCAGGCCTACTCGACGATGATGCTGCTGGCCTCGACGAACGCCCGGACCGAGATCCTCGGCTTCCACTTCCCCGCCGGCTGGTACGCCTCGGCGCTCGGCGCCTTCGAGGTGGCGCTCGCCCCGGTGGTGGCCGCGCTGTGGGTGCGGATGGGCCGCCGCCAGCCGCACGCCTCCAACAAGATCGCCATCGGGGTGGTCCTGGGCGGCCTGTCCTTCCTGCTGATGGTCCTGCCGACCTCGGGCCACAGCGGGGAGACCTACCGGATGGCCGCCTGGTGGATCGTCGGCTCGTACCTGCTGCTCGGGCTGGGCGACGTACTCCTGGAGACCTCCGGGATGTCCGCCACCACCAAGCTCGCCCCCAGCGCGTACGCCAGCCAGACCATGGCCCTGTGGTTCCTGTCGCTGGCGCTGGCCAACGGCATCCAGGCGCAGGTCGTCAAGGTCTACGGCCACGTGTCCAACCCCGTGTACTTCGGCGTCAACGGCGCCGTCGCGGTCGCCGCGGGCCTGGCCGTGGCCGCGGCGGCGCCCTGGCTGCGCCGCACGATGCATCCCGTCCACTGA
- a CDS encoding CocE/NonD family hydrolase has translation MIIRTDFPYATAHEDVRIPMADGVQLYARIWRPVTDEPVPALLEYLPYRLTDWTAPRDWQRHPWYAGHGYASVRVDVRGHGCSGGRPGDEYDARELADGVAVVEWLAAQPWCTGAVGMFGISWGGFNSLQIAALAPEALKAVVTVCSTDDRYDNDVHYMGGSVLAVDMHAWAATMLAFASRPPDPLHTGDGWRAQWLDRLEGVEPLIHTWLSHQTRDAYWRHGSVCEDYAAIGAAVLAVGGWHDPYRDTVLRLAAALPASRVRGLIGPWSHQYPDRGLPPGPAIGFLQETLRWWDHWLKGADNGVMDEPLLRAWISGSHPPATAYERLPGRWVGEKAWPSPSIVPVSYGLQGPPVAVASPQHTGLDAGRFFPFGNDADLPPDQREEDAKSACFEFPVPLDAGEPVEVLGRPSVTLRLRMDVPYGQVVARLCDVAPDGASTLVTRGALNLSARHGRDRAAPWPVGAYEDVTFELNGIGHAFPPGHRIRLAVSSAYWPWIWPRAGSEAGWTLDPAGSTLELPVRPPSPADPGIVFEAPEQSEPLGVVHPETLDEPRPERLVVRDVARGTWRLEVDPRYGGTRVYPDGLEYEEDAAEVYEIQQADPLSARTRSEWRIRLHRPDLGWDTRVETRSEISCDEGGFLTSNEVVCREGDEVLFHRTWERRLPRAAG, from the coding sequence ATGATCATCCGTACCGACTTCCCGTACGCGACCGCCCACGAGGATGTCCGGATCCCGATGGCCGACGGCGTCCAGCTGTACGCCCGGATCTGGCGCCCGGTGACGGACGAACCCGTTCCGGCCCTGCTGGAGTACCTCCCGTACCGGCTGACCGACTGGACCGCCCCGCGCGACTGGCAGCGCCACCCCTGGTACGCCGGACACGGCTACGCCTCCGTACGGGTGGACGTGCGCGGCCACGGATGCAGCGGCGGCCGCCCCGGCGACGAGTACGACGCCCGCGAACTGGCCGACGGGGTCGCGGTGGTGGAGTGGCTGGCGGCGCAGCCGTGGTGCACGGGGGCCGTGGGGATGTTCGGCATCTCCTGGGGCGGCTTCAACTCCCTCCAGATCGCCGCCCTCGCCCCCGAGGCCCTGAAGGCGGTCGTCACCGTCTGCTCGACGGACGACCGCTACGACAACGACGTCCACTACATGGGCGGCTCGGTGCTGGCCGTGGACATGCACGCCTGGGCGGCCACCATGCTGGCCTTCGCCTCCCGCCCGCCGGACCCCCTGCACACCGGGGACGGCTGGCGCGCGCAGTGGCTGGACCGGCTGGAGGGCGTGGAGCCGCTGATCCACACCTGGCTCTCGCACCAGACCCGCGACGCCTATTGGCGCCACGGCAGCGTCTGCGAGGACTACGCCGCGATCGGCGCGGCGGTGCTCGCGGTGGGCGGCTGGCACGACCCCTACCGGGACACGGTGCTGCGGCTGGCCGCCGCCCTGCCGGCGTCGCGGGTGCGGGGGCTGATCGGACCGTGGTCGCACCAGTACCCCGACCGGGGGCTGCCGCCGGGCCCGGCGATCGGCTTCCTCCAGGAGACCCTGCGGTGGTGGGACCACTGGCTGAAGGGCGCGGACAACGGGGTGATGGACGAACCGCTGCTGCGCGCCTGGATCAGCGGTTCGCACCCGCCGGCGACCGCGTACGAGCGGCTGCCGGGCCGCTGGGTCGGCGAGAAGGCGTGGCCCTCGCCCTCGATCGTGCCCGTCTCGTACGGGCTCCAGGGCCCGCCGGTGGCCGTGGCCTCGCCGCAGCACACCGGGCTGGACGCCGGGCGGTTCTTCCCCTTCGGCAACGACGCCGACCTGCCGCCGGACCAGCGGGAGGAGGACGCGAAGTCGGCCTGCTTCGAGTTCCCGGTGCCCCTGGACGCGGGCGAGCCGGTGGAGGTCCTGGGGCGACCCTCCGTCACCCTCCGGCTGCGGATGGACGTCCCGTACGGGCAGGTCGTGGCGCGGCTGTGCGACGTCGCCCCCGACGGGGCGTCGACGCTGGTCACCCGGGGCGCGCTGAACCTCTCGGCGCGGCACGGGCGGGACCGGGCGGCGCCCTGGCCGGTGGGCGCGTACGAGGACGTCACCTTCGAGCTGAACGGCATCGGCCACGCCTTCCCGCCGGGGCACCGGATCCGGCTGGCGGTGTCCTCCGCGTACTGGCCGTGGATCTGGCCGCGGGCCGGCTCGGAGGCCGGCTGGACCCTGGACCCGGCGGGCAGCACGCTGGAACTCCCCGTCCGTCCCCCCTCCCCCGCCGACCCCGGGATCGTCTTCGAGGCCCCGGAGCAGTCGGAGCCGCTGGGGGTGGTCCACCCGGAGACCCTGGACGAGCCGCGTCCGGAGCGGCTCGTCGTACGGGACGTCGCGCGCGGGACCTGGCGGCTGGAGGTGGATCCCCGGTACGGGGGGACGCGGGTGTACCCGGACGGGCTGGAGTACGAGGAGGACGCGGCGGAGGTGTACGAGATCCAGCAGGCCGACCCCCTGTCGGCCCGCACCCGCTCGGAGTGGCGGATCCGGCTCCACCGGCCGGACCTCGGCTGGGACACCCGGGTCGAGACCCGCTCCGAGATCTCGTGCGACGAGGGCGGCTTCCTGACGTCGAACGAGGTCGTCTGCCGCGAGGGCGACGAGGTCCTCTTCCACCGCACCTGGGAACGCCGCCTCCCGCGTGCCGCCGGCTGA
- a CDS encoding HAD family hydrolase produces MTSALPYALIATDLDGTLLRAGDTVSARSCAALATARAAGARHIVVTGRPVPQIRHVLDDLGYTGLAVCGQGAQVYDAARGLLLHSVAMDRGLAEVALGKIEAEIGEVYVAVNQEGVDAEMLIGPGYRMPHPHLPTVRVRRRGELWSAPINKVLLQHPLLDDDELTRVARSVVGDLVNVTMAGEHTVELQPPGVDKASGLERAASVLGLPAASTIAFGDMPNDVPMFAWAAHGVAMANAHRELVAVADEVTLSNEADGIAVVLERLFA; encoded by the coding sequence GTGACTTCCGCCCTCCCCTATGCCTTGATCGCCACCGACCTGGACGGGACTCTGCTGCGCGCCGGTGACACCGTCTCCGCCCGCTCGTGCGCGGCGCTCGCGACGGCGCGCGCCGCCGGCGCCCGGCACATCGTCGTCACCGGGCGCCCGGTGCCACAGATCCGGCACGTCCTGGACGACCTCGGCTACACGGGGCTCGCGGTGTGCGGGCAGGGAGCACAGGTGTACGACGCGGCGCGCGGGCTCCTGCTGCACTCCGTCGCCATGGACCGGGGGCTGGCCGAGGTGGCCCTCGGCAAGATCGAGGCGGAGATCGGCGAGGTCTACGTGGCCGTCAACCAGGAGGGGGTGGACGCGGAGATGCTGATAGGGCCCGGCTACCGGATGCCGCACCCGCACCTGCCGACGGTGCGCGTGCGCAGGCGGGGCGAGCTGTGGTCGGCGCCGATCAACAAGGTGCTGCTCCAGCACCCGCTGCTGGACGACGACGAGCTGACGCGGGTGGCGCGGTCGGTGGTCGGCGACCTGGTCAACGTCACGATGGCGGGGGAGCACACGGTGGAACTCCAGCCGCCGGGCGTCGACAAGGCCAGTGGGCTCGAGCGGGCGGCGTCGGTGCTGGGGCTTCCGGCGGCGTCGACGATCGCCTTCGGCGACATGCCCAACGACGTCCCGATGTTCGCGTGGGCCGCCCACGGGGTGGCGATGGCCAACGCCCACCGCGAGCTGGTGGCCGTCGCCGACGAGGTGACCCTGTCGAACGAGGCGGACGGCATCGCGGTGGTCCTGGAGCGGCTGTTCGCGTAG
- the fahA gene encoding fumarylacetoacetase, with amino-acid sequence MPQQSPLDVPEGDPFGPHNLPYGVFSTPAEPDRRRVGVRIGGYVLDAGAVAVALGSPYAGLLAQGSLNPLMAAGRTAWRDVRRALTAWVTDPGHRGTVEPHLLPLDAVTLHLPYEVADYVDFYASEHHATNVGQIFRPDGDALTPNWKHLPIGYHGRSGTIMVSGTDVVRPSGQRKAPTDPAPVFGPSVKLDIEAEVGFVVGTPSELGRPVALGDFEEHVFGLFLLNDWSARDIQAWEYVPLGPFLGKSFATSVSAWVTPLEALDAARVAPPARDFPLLPYLDDADGDRPGGFDLRITVSINGQEVARPPFASMYWTAAQQLAHMTVNGASLRTGDVYGSGTVSGPEVDQRGSLLELTWNGRDAIELADGKRTFLEDGDTVTLTAWAPGADGTRVGLGEVTGRIVGSR; translated from the coding sequence ATGCCCCAGCAGAGCCCCCTCGATGTTCCCGAGGGCGACCCGTTCGGGCCGCACAACCTCCCCTACGGCGTCTTCTCCACCCCGGCCGAGCCGGATCGCCGCCGGGTCGGCGTGCGGATCGGCGGGTACGTGCTCGACGCGGGGGCCGTGGCCGTCGCGCTCGGGTCCCCGTACGCCGGGCTGCTCGCCCAGGGGTCGCTCAACCCGCTGATGGCCGCCGGCCGCACCGCCTGGCGCGACGTGCGCCGCGCGCTGACCGCCTGGGTCACCGACCCCGGCCACCGCGGGACGGTCGAGCCGCACCTGCTCCCGCTCGACGCCGTCACCCTGCACCTGCCGTACGAGGTCGCGGACTACGTCGACTTCTACGCCAGCGAGCACCACGCCACCAACGTCGGCCAGATCTTCCGCCCGGACGGGGACGCGCTCACCCCCAACTGGAAGCACCTGCCCATCGGTTACCACGGCCGGTCGGGAACCATCATGGTCTCCGGGACGGACGTCGTACGGCCCTCCGGGCAGCGCAAGGCACCGACCGACCCGGCGCCCGTCTTCGGGCCGTCCGTCAAGCTCGACATCGAGGCCGAGGTCGGCTTCGTCGTCGGCACCCCCTCGGAGCTGGGCCGTCCGGTGGCGCTCGGCGACTTCGAGGAGCACGTCTTCGGGCTGTTCCTCCTCAACGACTGGTCCGCGCGCGACATCCAGGCCTGGGAGTACGTGCCGCTCGGCCCCTTCCTCGGCAAGTCCTTCGCCACCTCCGTCTCCGCCTGGGTGACCCCCCTGGAGGCACTGGACGCGGCCCGCGTCGCCCCGCCGGCCCGGGACTTCCCGCTCCTGCCCTACCTGGACGACGCCGACGGCGACCGCCCCGGCGGCTTCGACCTGCGCATCACCGTCTCCATCAACGGGCAGGAGGTCGCCCGGCCGCCGTTCGCCTCGATGTACTGGACCGCCGCCCAGCAGCTGGCCCACATGACCGTCAACGGCGCCTCGCTGCGCACGGGCGACGTGTACGGCTCCGGCACCGTCAGCGGCCCCGAGGTCGACCAGCGCGGCTCCCTGCTGGAGCTGACCTGGAACGGCCGCGACGCCATCGAGCTCGCCGACGGCAAGCGCACCTTCCTGGAGGACGGCGACACGGTCACCCTCACCGCCTGGGCCCCCGGCGCCGACGGCACCCGCGTCGGCCTCGGCGAGGTCACCGGCCGCATCGTCGGGTCCCGCTAA
- the nuoN gene encoding NADH-quinone oxidoreductase subunit NuoN translates to MNAAQNLLTLAANTPADRIPAPHIEYAQLAPTLIVVGAAVLGVLVEAFVPRKSRYYVQVFLAVAALASAFAAVVGLAAGGYGSTKAHIAAMGAIAVDGPALFLQGTILLASIVAVFTFAERRLDPKAHGNRVDSFAAQAASVPGSDSEKAAVKAGFTTTEVFPLALFAVSGMLIFPAANDLLTLFIALEVFSLPLYLLCALARRQRLISQEAAVKYFLLGAFSSAFLLFGIALLYGYAGSVSYAVIADVVDGTVARIDPALASTMGNDALLLIGGALILMGLLFKVGAVPFHMWTPDVYQGAPTPVTGFMAAATKVAAFGALLRLLYVVLPGLRWDWRPVMWGVAIVTMLAGAVIAVTQTDVKRLLAYSSIAHAGFILAGVIATSEEGVKAVLFYLGAYSFVTIGAFAVVTLVRDAGGEATHLSKWAGLGRRSPLTAAVFAVFLLAFAGIPLTSGFTGKFAVFKAAAEGGAGALVVVGVVSSAIAAFFYIRVIVLMFFSEPKADGPTVAVPSPLTMTTIAVGVAVTLVLGLAPQYFLDLAGQASTFVR, encoded by the coding sequence GTGAATGCTGCCCAGAACCTGCTGACCCTGGCGGCCAACACACCGGCCGACCGCATCCCGGCCCCGCACATCGAGTACGCACAGCTCGCGCCCACGCTGATCGTGGTGGGCGCGGCCGTCCTCGGAGTCCTCGTCGAGGCCTTCGTCCCGCGCAAGTCCCGCTACTACGTCCAGGTGTTCCTCGCCGTCGCCGCGCTCGCCTCGGCCTTCGCGGCGGTCGTCGGCCTCGCGGCCGGCGGGTACGGGAGCACCAAGGCGCACATCGCGGCCATGGGCGCCATCGCGGTGGACGGCCCGGCGCTGTTCCTCCAGGGCACCATCCTGCTGGCCTCGATCGTGGCCGTGTTCACCTTCGCCGAGCGGCGCCTGGACCCGAAGGCGCACGGCAACCGGGTGGACTCCTTCGCCGCCCAGGCCGCGTCCGTGCCGGGCAGCGACAGCGAGAAGGCCGCCGTCAAGGCCGGTTTCACCACCACCGAGGTGTTCCCGCTGGCCCTGTTCGCGGTCTCCGGCATGCTGATCTTCCCGGCCGCCAACGACCTGCTGACGCTGTTCATCGCGCTGGAGGTCTTCTCCCTCCCGCTGTACCTGCTCTGCGCCCTCGCCCGCCGCCAGCGGCTGATCTCGCAGGAGGCGGCGGTCAAGTACTTCCTGCTGGGCGCCTTCTCCTCCGCCTTCCTCCTCTTCGGCATCGCGCTGCTCTACGGGTACGCGGGCTCGGTCTCCTACGCGGTGATCGCCGACGTGGTGGACGGCACGGTCGCCCGGATCGACCCGGCGCTGGCCTCCACCATGGGCAATGACGCGCTGCTGCTCATCGGCGGCGCGCTGATCCTGATGGGCCTGCTGTTCAAGGTCGGCGCCGTCCCCTTCCACATGTGGACCCCGGACGTCTACCAGGGCGCCCCGACCCCCGTCACCGGCTTCATGGCGGCGGCGACCAAGGTGGCCGCCTTCGGCGCGCTGCTGCGGCTGCTGTACGTGGTCCTGCCCGGGCTGCGCTGGGACTGGCGGCCGGTGATGTGGGGCGTCGCGATCGTCACGATGCTCGCGGGCGCGGTGATCGCCGTGACCCAGACCGACGTGAAGCGGCTGCTGGCGTACTCCTCGATCGCGCACGCCGGCTTCATCCTGGCCGGTGTGATCGCCACCTCGGAGGAGGGCGTCAAGGCCGTCCTCTTCTACCTCGGCGCCTACTCCTTCGTGACGATCGGCGCCTTCGCGGTGGTCACGCTGGTGCGCGACGCGGGCGGCGAGGCGACGCACCTGTCGAAGTGGGCGGGCCTGGGGCGGCGTTCGCCGCTCACCGCGGCCGTCTTCGCGGTGTTCCTGCTGGCCTTCGCCGGCATCCCGCTGACCTCCGGCTTTACCGGCAAGTTCGCGGTGTTCAAGGCGGCGGCGGAGGGCGGCGCCGGGGCGCTGGTGGTCGTCGGTGTCGTCTCGTCGGCGATCGCCGCGTTCTTCTACATCCGGGTGATCGTGCTGATGTTCTTCAGCGAGCCGAAGGCCGACGGCCCGACGGTGGCCGTCCCCTCGCCGCTGACGATGACCACCATCGCGGTGGGCGTCGCGGTCACCCTGGTCCTGGGCCTGGCCCCGCAGTACTTCCTGGACCTGGCGGGACAGGCCAGTACCTTCGTGCGCTGA
- a CDS encoding NADH-quinone oxidoreductase subunit M, translating into MSFPLLTVTALVPAVGAILTAAVPAARRTAAKWLALLFSLATLALAVLVAVRFEPGGDRYQLTESHAWIADFGVRYELGVDGIGVALIALTALLIPFVIGAGWHDADPLETSSSRWRPTQGFFALILLVEAMVVISFEATDVFLFYIFFEAMLIPMYFLIGGFGDRAHAGSDENAAAQRSYAAVKFLLYNLAGGLIMLAAVIGLYVVAGNFSLQEITAARAAGTLDMATNTERLLFLGFFFAFAVKAPLWPLHTWLPNAMGEATAPVAVLITAIVDKVGTFAMLRFCLGLFPEASKWATPVILVLALISIVYGALLAVGQRDIKRLVAYASISHFGFIILGIFAMTSQGQSGATLYMVNHGISTAALMLVAGFLISRRGSRLIADYGGVQKVAPVLAGTFLIGGLATLSLPGLAPFVSEFLVLVGTFARYPVVGIIATIGIVLAALYTLVLYQRTMTGPVKEEVRTMPDLRARELLVIAPLIALLIGLGVYPKVLTDIVNPAVKHTMSDVKQTDPNAELSIQNLEAAK; encoded by the coding sequence ATGAGTTTCCCGCTTCTGACGGTGACGGCGCTCGTGCCCGCGGTCGGCGCGATCCTGACGGCGGCCGTCCCGGCCGCCCGCAGGACCGCCGCCAAATGGCTCGCGCTGCTGTTCTCCCTGGCCACGCTGGCCCTGGCCGTACTGGTCGCGGTCCGCTTCGAGCCCGGTGGCGACCGCTACCAGCTCACCGAGTCCCACGCCTGGATCGCCGACTTCGGCGTCCGCTACGAACTGGGCGTGGACGGCATCGGGGTGGCGCTGATCGCGCTCACCGCGCTGCTGATCCCCTTCGTGATCGGGGCCGGCTGGCACGACGCCGACCCCCTGGAGACGTCCTCGTCCCGCTGGCGGCCGACGCAGGGCTTCTTCGCCCTGATCCTGCTGGTCGAGGCGATGGTGGTGATCTCCTTCGAGGCCACCGACGTCTTCCTCTTCTACATCTTCTTCGAAGCCATGCTCATCCCGATGTACTTCCTCATCGGCGGCTTCGGGGACCGGGCGCACGCCGGGTCCGACGAGAACGCGGCCGCGCAGCGCTCGTACGCGGCGGTCAAGTTCCTCCTCTACAACCTGGCCGGCGGCCTGATCATGCTGGCCGCCGTCATCGGGCTGTACGTGGTCGCCGGGAACTTCTCCCTCCAGGAGATCACCGCAGCCCGCGCCGCGGGCACCCTCGACATGGCGACCAACACCGAGCGGCTGCTCTTCCTCGGCTTCTTCTTCGCCTTCGCGGTGAAGGCCCCGCTGTGGCCGCTGCACACCTGGCTGCCCAACGCGATGGGCGAGGCCACCGCCCCGGTCGCCGTACTGATCACGGCGATCGTCGACAAGGTCGGCACCTTCGCGATGCTCCGCTTCTGCCTCGGGCTCTTCCCCGAGGCCAGCAAGTGGGCCACCCCGGTGATCCTCGTCCTGGCCCTGATCAGCATCGTCTACGGCGCACTGCTCGCGGTCGGCCAGCGGGACATCAAGCGGCTGGTCGCCTACGCCTCGATCTCGCACTTCGGCTTCATCATCCTGGGCATCTTCGCGATGACCTCCCAGGGCCAGTCGGGCGCGACGCTGTACATGGTCAACCACGGGATCTCCACGGCGGCGCTGATGCTGGTCGCCGGCTTCCTGATCTCCCGGCGCGGCTCCCGGCTCATCGCCGACTACGGCGGCGTGCAGAAGGTGGCCCCGGTCCTCGCCGGCACCTTCCTGATCGGCGGCCTCGCCACCCTGTCCCTGCCGGGCCTCGCCCCCTTCGTCAGCGAGTTCCTGGTCCTGGTCGGCACCTTCGCCCGGTACCCGGTCGTCGGCATCATCGCCACCATCGGGATCGTGCTGGCCGCGCTGTACACGCTGGTGCTCTACCAGCGCACCATGACCGGCCCCGTGAAGGAGGAGGTCCGCACCATGCCGGACCTGCGCGCACGGGAGCTGCTGGTGATCGCCCCGCTGATCGCCCTGCTGATCGGGCTGGGCGTCTACCCGAAGGTGCTGACGGACATCGTCAACCCGGCGGTGAAGCACACCATGTCGGACGTGAAGCAGACCGACCCGAACGCCGAGCTGTCCATCCAGAACCTGGAGGCGGCCAAGTGA
- the nuoL gene encoding NADH-quinone oxidoreductase subunit L translates to MENLIALLVAAPLLGAAVLLCGGRRLDKAGHWIGTLLAAVSFGIGVVLFADMLGRGPEDRALHQRLFSWVPVEGFQADIAFQLDQLSMTFVLLISGVGTLIHVYSIGYMEHDERRRRFFGYLNLFVAAMLLLVLADNYLLLYFGWEGVGLASYLLIGFWQHKPSAATAAKKAFLVNRVGDMGLSIAIMLMFTTFGSFTFAAVLGTAGNVSEGKLTAIGLMLLLAACGKSAQVPLQSWLGDAMEGPTPVSALIHAATMVTAGVYLIVRSAAVFNGAPDAQLAVTVVGAVTLLFGAIVGCAKDDIKKALAGSTMSQIGYMILAAGLGPIGYVFAIMHLVTHGFFKAGLFLGAGSVMHGMNDEVDMRKYGALRRYMPVTFVTFGLGYLAIIGFPGLSGFFSKDKIIEAAFAKGGTEGWILGGVALLGAAITAFYMTRVMLLTFFGEKRWQPDADGNAPHPHESPKSMTIPMIVLAFGSVFAGGLFGIGDRFLKWLEPVTGHQHGHPPVSALTVTLSTMVVLLIGVATAWAMYGRRPVPVTAPRGSWVTRAARRDLLQDDFNHVVLVRGGEHLTRSLVYLDHSLVDGVVNGTAASVGGLSGRLRKLQNGYARSYAVSMFGGTAILIAATLLMRAV, encoded by the coding sequence GTGGAGAATCTGATTGCGCTGCTGGTGGCGGCGCCCCTGCTCGGAGCGGCGGTGCTGCTGTGCGGCGGCCGGCGCCTCGACAAGGCCGGCCACTGGATCGGCACGCTGCTCGCGGCCGTCTCCTTCGGCATCGGCGTCGTGCTGTTCGCCGACATGCTGGGGCGCGGGCCCGAAGACCGGGCCCTGCACCAGAGGCTGTTCAGCTGGGTGCCCGTCGAGGGCTTCCAGGCGGACATCGCCTTCCAGCTGGACCAGCTGTCGATGACCTTCGTCCTGCTGATCTCCGGGGTGGGCACGCTCATCCACGTGTACTCGATCGGGTACATGGAGCACGACGAGCGCCGCCGCCGCTTCTTCGGCTACCTCAACCTGTTCGTCGCGGCGATGCTGCTGCTCGTCCTCGCCGACAACTACCTGCTGCTGTACTTCGGCTGGGAGGGCGTCGGCCTCGCCTCGTACCTCCTGATCGGCTTCTGGCAGCACAAGCCCAGCGCGGCCACCGCCGCGAAGAAGGCCTTCCTGGTCAACCGGGTCGGCGACATGGGCCTGTCGATCGCCATCATGCTGATGTTCACCACCTTCGGCTCCTTCACCTTCGCGGCGGTGCTCGGCACCGCCGGGAACGTTTCCGAGGGCAAGCTGACGGCGATCGGCCTGATGCTGCTGCTGGCCGCCTGCGGCAAGTCGGCGCAGGTCCCGCTCCAGTCCTGGCTCGGGGACGCGATGGAGGGCCCGACCCCGGTCTCGGCCCTGATCCACGCGGCCACCATGGTCACCGCAGGCGTGTACCTGATCGTCCGCTCGGCCGCGGTCTTCAACGGGGCGCCGGACGCGCAGCTCGCGGTCACCGTCGTCGGCGCGGTCACGCTCCTCTTCGGTGCGATCGTCGGTTGCGCGAAGGACGACATCAAGAAGGCCCTCGCCGGGTCGACGATGTCGCAGATCGGCTACATGATCCTCGCCGCCGGCCTCGGCCCCATCGGGTACGTCTTCGCGATCATGCACCTGGTGACGCACGGCTTCTTCAAGGCCGGCCTCTTCCTCGGCGCCGGCTCCGTGATGCACGGGATGAACGACGAGGTGGACATGCGCAAGTACGGCGCCCTGCGCCGCTACATGCCGGTCACCTTCGTCACCTTCGGCCTCGGCTACCTGGCCATCATCGGCTTCCCCGGCCTGTCCGGCTTCTTCTCCAAGGACAAGATCATCGAGGCGGCCTTCGCGAAGGGCGGCACCGAGGGCTGGATCCTGGGCGGAGTGGCCCTGCTGGGCGCCGCGATCACCGCCTTCTACATGACCCGCGTCATGCTCCTCACCTTCTTCGGCGAGAAGCGCTGGCAGCCGGACGCCGATGGCAACGCCCCGCACCCGCACGAGTCCCCGAAGTCCATGACCATCCCGATGATCGTGCTGGCCTTCGGCTCGGTCTTCGCGGGCGGCCTCTTCGGGATCGGCGACCGCTTCCTGAAGTGGCTGGAGCCCGTCACCGGCCACCAGCACGGGCACCCGCCCGTCAGCGCCCTGACCGTCACCCTGTCCACGATGGTGGTCCTCCTCATCGGTGTCGCCACCGCCTGGGCGATGTACGGCCGCAGGCCCGTCCCGGTCACCGCCCCGCGCGGCAGCTGGGTCACCCGGGCGGCCCGGCGGGACCTGCTCCAGGACGACTTCAACCACGTCGTGCTGGTGCGCGGCGGAGAGCACCTGACCCGCTCGCTCGTGTACCTCGACCACAGCCTGGTCGACGGAGTGGTCAACGGCACGGCCGCCTCGGTCGGCGGACTCTCGGGCCGGCTGCGCAAGCTGCAGAACGGCTACGCCCGCAGCTACGCGGTCTCGATGTTCGGGGGCACGGCGATCCTGATCGCCGCGACCCTGCTGATGAGGGCGGTGTGA